Sequence from the Drosophila subpulchrella strain 33 F10 #4 breed RU33 chromosome 3R, RU_Dsub_v1.1 Primary Assembly, whole genome shotgun sequence genome:
ATCCCCAATACTTTTCCTCAGTGTTCTTTGAGCGTAAAACCTAAGCTGTTCCAAGCTTTAGACCGTTGACAATGAACGCGATTCTCTCAGGCGGTGCAACGCCTGACTCGGGTTAATCGGGCGTGCGTGGTGCTTTCCATTTATCGGTCATTAACATAGCCAGCCGGCATGCTCGGAATACCGGATTCTCGAGCAGTTGCGTTCAGAAGACTGAAGACCTTCGTGGGCCGCAAATCGCTTTCCGGCTGTTCGGCAACGAGTATTACTGAATCGAAATCAGGATGAGGCACAACATGGTGGCTTACCTGTACTGCCTGGTCAGGGATCTGTACGCCGAGCACGGGGATCCCCGTGTGGCCCATTTGCCCTTGCTGGGCAACTTGTGGATCGTGCTGGCCATTGTGGCGGCATATGTGGCATTTGTGCTTCACTACGGACCACGCTGGATGGAGCACCGCGATCCCTTCGAGCTGAAGGGGGTGATGCAGGTGTACAATGTGGTGCAGGTGCTGACCAATGCCACCATATTCTACATAGGGCTGACCAACACCTATCTGCAGCCGGGATACAGTTGGACCTGTCAGCCGGTGGATCACAAGGACACCTCGCCGGCCATGATGAATACCCTGTACGCCTCGTATGCGTACTATATGCTAAAGTATTTGGATCTCCTAGACACGGTTAGTAGGAATTTGCTTCGATATCGGAAACTATCTCAGCTTTCAAGTGCTTTCCTAGGTTTTCATAGTACTAAGAAAGAAGAACTCGCAGGTGAGCTTCCTGCATGTCTATCACCACGGCGGCATGGTCTTCGGGGTTTCCATCTTTATGACCTTTTTGGGCGGCTCGCACTGCACCATGCTGGGGATCATCAATCTCCTGGTGCACACGGTGATGTATGCCTACTACTATGCCGCCTCCTTGGGCGCCGTGAAGAACCTTCTGTGGTGGAAACAGAGGATCACGCAGCTCCAGCTGATGCAGTTCGGCTACCTCACTTGCCATTTCCTGCTCGTGATTGTACGGAACCCCTGCCAGTTCCCCGTCTTCATCGCCTTCATCGGATTCATCCAGAACATCTTCATGTTCTCCATGTTCTTCGACTTCTATTACAAAACCTACATACGCAAGCAGCGGAAATCGGCGGAGACCAAGCTGAAAACCAGCTGAACTTCGATAGCAAATAAGGTTCAAGTTCACTGCGCGTCATTTCCATATTAAATTGTGTAATAAGCTGGTCGGTCGCTTATGCAAATAGGCCCCGATCGAACCCAAAATGCCTGGTATAAATAAACATTCGGACTGTGCCCCAACCCCTCCGCCTCATCGCCACAAAAAATACATACTGCTCAATTGTTTTGCTTTGGtaatcaatttcaatttgccAACGGCTAAATTTGGAGGCTCCCAAAACTTTCCCCGAACTTCCCCTAACTCCTTCTTGGCCGCCTGGGAGAATATCAAGGGCCGGCGACAAGTTATGAAGTAAGTTCGCCTGGCATATCTTTTATTAAAGGGTTAAATGAAATATCGATGATGTCGGAACCAGTTATGGCCGCCACGTGTTCCCGAGCCACATTTATGTTGGATTCCGGCCATGTGTCGTTGGTATGTGGCCTAGGGCCACCTTTTAACTTTCTGGCCAATGTTGTTTTTTATGTCCCCTTTCAAAGCCAAAGAGTGGAAAGCCCGCCGCCCATGTTAAACACATTTGCCTAGAAGGCTGCCTCATGCACGGCTTATTCATATTTTCCTTCCATCTTTTTTTATGCTTTGGCATTTTTTCTTTGCCAGAAGTTTTACATCTGCTTTCGCTCCCCGAAAAAAAAGAGCCAGGGGAAAAGCGGGTGAAACCGCTTTAAAAATGCTTGTAAGCAGGGCGGCAAGTGGAAAGCCGCAGGGCGGCGTTTGTGCCTCGTTTAGGCCCGCCcgcacaatattttttcagtTATGTAAATTTCGGCCCACCAGTCCGGTGATGACGTCTCCCAGGCTCCCAGCAGCCTCATACTTTGCTGCCCAGTCAAGCGGAATCCTTCGATGGCAAATTAAAAGCCAACAAACCGAAGGTTGCCTTATTTATGCGGCTGGCGCAAATGGAGCTTATTAAGTGGCAACAGCAGATCATTGCCAGTCGTTTGTCAAGCTCATATATGTGGCTGTCCTCTTGCCTAATATGGTATGCAggcactcaaaaaaaaatatatatattctttatctaAAAAATAGTTCAGCAATTGATAAGGAAAATTCACTTCTCTATATCCAAGATGACACTAATTATACAATACTGTTTCCTTCTCAGTAACTCGCACAAATTTCAGACTATAAATCTACTACAAATAATGCCTCAAACTTTAACCTTTAAATTCCTGGTCTCCAATTTAAGCTAGTTTCCCGAAACAAATTtaggcaaacattttttcgTAGTGCTGTTGTGCGTTTGCAAGTAACATTAAAACTTTTCTAATAAAGAACTTCTGCGATTGAAGCCGAGCGTAAATATTCCAGGCGGAAGCTGGTCGGCGGATGTTGTGCATGTTCTGGCCGGAACTTATGTCCGGGTTCATATGTGTTAGCCCTGCACAATGTAGCAACCAGAATCGTCATTAACATCAGTACAACCAGCAGTGCGATCATTGCCAAAAGGGGTTCGATGAACTCGCAGTTGCTGCTCCTGCAGGGATATCAATCGGGCCAAAAAGATTGGTTACCGAGCATGGCGAACATGGCGTATGCTTGATATCTGCCCGCCATTTATGACTCGCATGGCATTTAAGTGCTGGCCGTAAAACTGTTATGTAAACTACGAGTGCGAGTGCGATTGCGATTGCCATTGCGAGTGCGATTCTTTACGGCCACTCTCTGTAGCTACAGCCATAGCCATTACTCAGCATAAAACTTGGCCGGAACCAAAGGACGCGGACGAGGCTCCTTGATTGTGTGCCCATGTACTGTGCACACAGGCGAGCATATCGACTGGGTCAGGACCTCACTGGCCAACTGGCCATTCGAATCCTGCGACAATGTTGTAGCCGAATGTAAATAATAAGTGCGGGAACGTATGCTCCCATTTATTCATGTTGTACAGTGAGCACACACTTTTACGACACGTGCTCCAATGCATTCCAATCAATTCCCAGCGGGTTAAACTACTTCCTATATGTGTTCCTTCCCCCAAACTTTGACCCCACCCTTCGGCAATTATCCAAAAATATGGGCTAATCCTGTTTACCTTTTCGAATTATCAAGAGCAAATCAATTTGCCATTGATGTTGGGCTCGAACATTTAGCCCCCGGGCCAAAGGCTCTTTATAATCCCATGAAAATGAACCCGAATATTAGGCGGACCCAAATCTGGAATCTCTTTCATGTGTGCAGGTAATCAAGTCGGTCTAAAAGGCCACGTTTCGCTGCTCCTTTCACCTGTTGCCGTAATGAAGAAATCTAAATTCCATTAAGTTTATGCCCGCTTCCGTTCGCAGTTCAGTGCTCAATGAAAAGCACTTAGAGTGACCTTTTCCACCCCGAAGCCCACGTGCTTCCACCTACAACCCACGCATATCCCACGTCCCACGCCCCAGATAACAGCAACAATGGCCCCAAATGGGTCACAACATTTTCGGTAAGCTCAACGTATTTGCCTAATGGAGATTAGCCGGCATTTGGCTTTATTTGAATTCTGGTTGGCAATTTATTGCCGATGCTTATCGATTTCTATCGATGTCTCTGCTCTTCGGCCAGTTCCTTGGCGAATGTCGCACTTAAGCACTTTGTAGCTGTGTAGCTTTTTATCGCCCTCATTTTTGGTCTAACGAAACAATAAATCCAGTGCTTCCAGTCTCGAGTGGCAGGTGAATTGTCCGCTGTTAACTTAGTTGAAATTTGTAATAAATTTGCGGCCGAGTGGGTGGGCTTATCTGCGGGCCGGCAATTTCGTTAGTTTGTAAGTACACGGCGCTGTAATTAAGCGCGATTTGAAATATGTGACAGGCGGACCACGCGTGTGTGTAACTCTCGAATAAATCAAAGTAATTAACTGCACGGGCGAGCATGCAACAGGTCACGGGGTCACGCGGCACAGTTAATGTGAAAAGTTATCAATATCTGGGTTAACAAAAGGGGCGGGCGAAAGTCGACCAGCACTCAGAAAATATTAAGGATATGGAATTTGGAAAATATCTAAAGTCTTACATATtggtatttaattttaagacaaTCTTTTTACAGCGGCATAAAGGCACATAAGTATTTTATAAGTATATTAAGCTTATAAAACACCCCCAgtaaatttctttaatttccTTCTCTTGAAGATGATTTACCAGATTACTAAAATGcctcttttaaaatgaatCCAAAAATATCTTCTTAATTGCCATTAAATGTTTGGTTTTTATGTATGTTTAAGGAGAATTTATTGACGTTTCTTTGAGTGCAAATGTTACTCGATTCCGAACGGAAAGCCTTTTCGTGTTCATCCGTTCAATCAACTCAATTAATATTGATGGGGTGGTAAACGAAAAACAAAAGGCGGAAAAAACAGAGCTGTCGAGCGAGCAAGTGTTAAAATCAATGCCCAGCTGGTCATTAATAATGCACTGGCAACTAATGCACTGCTAATATCTGAGCCATTGGCATTTTCCAACCAGCGGGAAACTTTGTGTTTGACTTTGACAAACTTTGTGACGCAACTCGGACTCTCTGGAGCACTTGTGTGCCAGATGGGGAGCAACTTATGACTTATCAATGACCGAACTCCGGCCAAGGCCAGTACACTTGGCTGAACTTTCAGCTGGCCACAGTCGAAGTCGCAATGGCGGCTAAAGGATTCGGGATCCGGGACGCAGGACGCAGGATCCAGGACAAACTTTTCACCTTGGGCTGTCCTGCCACTCGCTCAGTTGCAGCCATAAATCAATACATTTCGATTCCTCTCAGCCGGATGCATTCGACTCGAGTGGAGTCGAAGTGCTCCTGCAGAGTAAATAACCGACAAGGACTTTGCCAAGGACTCGAGCAATCTCGGGCATAAATAAGCATTTGTGTTTTGCAAAGAGACAGCAAGGACCCTTCTCCGCCAGGAATTATCTGCCGGTAATGGAGATTCACAGGCAGCGAACTCTAATGAGCTGGAAACAAACGCCCTTTTCAGATGCACTCTGAGTGACTGAGTTCCGGGGATCCTGGGCTCCTGGGCTCCCGAGATCCGAGTAAATCACGTAGCTCTTGCACTCATTAGCCGGCGGAGTGGTGCCAACATTCGATTCCGACTGCGAGTGGAAAAACACTTTAGCACTGCCAAATGGCTGTCGAGACGGAGCCGGGGAAATAAATGCTGAAATAATATGCTTTATTGTATCGCCAGGCGTTGCCATGAATTTTGTTTCGCCTTTATATggctatttatttttattaggcCCGGTCGGGACAACAGGGGGTGTGTATGACCAGGTGCTGGCGTGCCAAGACACGGCTCTGCCAAAAGGTTCTCCTTTCCCTTCTCCCAACTACAACTTCCCCCAGGTCGAGTGTGTTTACAAAGGCGCCAACAAAGGCAATATCCACCGACTACTACTCCATACCAACATTGGAAATTGCCCCAAACGAGTTGTGGACAAACAGATACACAATTGGGTAAACTTGGACAAAGTAAATAGGGACGTACATTtgtacaaataaaataaaatgctaATACCAGTGGCCGCAAATATTTTGCCACAAagtgcaaaaataataaatattacgCAGGAAGAGGAAAAACAACTCCTGAAAGTTTGCCATTTTACATGATTGTGTTTCTGTGGATGttcgaaataataaaattatggAGTATTAACTTAAAAATTGCTTGGGTTTCAGATCGAAATTTGAAAAGGGGAAGACAAAAGGAAGTGGAACCAATCCTTAGAGATGGTTATGATATATTTAAGGCACCGATAATTA
This genomic interval carries:
- the LOC119557328 gene encoding elongation of very long chain fatty acids protein F → MRHNMVAYLYCLVRDLYAEHGDPRVAHLPLLGNLWIVLAIVAAYVAFVLHYGPRWMEHRDPFELKGVMQVYNVVQVLTNATIFYIGLTNTYLQPGYSWTCQPVDHKDTSPAMMNTLYASYAYYMLKYLDLLDTVFIVLRKKNSQVSFLHVYHHGGMVFGVSIFMTFLGGSHCTMLGIINLLVHTVMYAYYYAASLGAVKNLLWWKQRITQLQLMQFGYLTCHFLLVIVRNPCQFPVFIAFIGFIQNIFMFSMFFDFYYKTYIRKQRKSAETKLKTS